The Mauremys mutica isolate MM-2020 ecotype Southern chromosome 1, ASM2049712v1, whole genome shotgun sequence genome has a segment encoding these proteins:
- the ADAMTS1 gene encoding A disintegrin and metalloproteinase with thrombospondin motifs 1 — translation MGPAPALASLLLAALLCLCPCPPGARGSPGPREQQELVVPVRLDSAAEPAAKRLYRLDAFGKRLSLELEPDSSFLAPDFRLQYLGSRPRQEEAAVPEQGASLGNQPAADLASCFYSGTVNRDPSSAAALSLCEGLRGAFYLQGEEYFIQPANASQQQLHLLRRRLQSRGHQSGGSKCGVTDQSSPLAAEGQQAHVGQTETGSTRKKRFVSSPRYVETMLVADQSMAEFHGSGLKHYLLTLLSVAAKLYKHPSIRNSVSLVLVKILVIYDEQKGPDVSSNAALTLRNFCSWQKQHNPPSDRHAEHYDTAILFTRQDLCGAKTCDTLGMADVGTICDPNRSCSIIEDDGLQAAFTTAHELGHVFNMPHDDAKQCANINGLSRDSHMMASMLSNLDRSQPWSPCSAYMITTFLDNGHGECLLDKPHKPIQLPSDLPGTLYDANRQCQFTFGDESKHCPDTASTCTTLWCTGISGGLLVCQTKHFPWADGTSCGEGKWCVNGKCVNKTEKKHYDTPVHGGWGSWGPWGDCSRTCGGGVQYSFRECDNPVPKNGGKYCEGKRVQYRSCNIEDCPDNNGKTFREEQCETHNDISKSPFGSGPAVEWTPKFAGVSPKDRCKLVCRAKGTGYFFVLQPKVVDGTSCSPDSTSVCVQGQCVKAGCDRMIGSSKKFDKCGICGGNGSTCKKVSGTLVSAKPGYHDVVTIPAGATNLEVKQRNNRGSRHDGSFLAIKAADGTYILNGDYTLSTLEQDITYKGSVLRYSGSSAALERIRSFSPLTEPLTIQVLTVGDSPQPKIKYTYFVKKPLQSGSEKTSSKKKESFNAIKETILSEWVIEEWGECSKSCGSGWQRRSVKCRDLNGQSSTDCAKELKPNDLRPCADMPCPQWQLGDWSPCSKTCGKGFKKRLLKCMSYDGSMLPQESCDPSKKPKHLIDFCNVTKCT, via the exons atggggccagccccTGCGCTCGCCTCCCTGTTGCTGGCGGcgctgctctgcctctgcccctgcccgCCGGGCGCTCGCGGCAGCCCCGGGCCGCgggagcagcaggagctggtCGTGCCCGTGCGGCTGGACTCCGCGGCCGAGCCGGCTGCCAAGAGGCTCTATCGCCTGGACGCCTTCGGGAAGCGGCTGAGCTTGGAGCTGGAGCCAGACAGCAGCTTCCTGGCTCCGGACTTCAGGCTGCAGTACTTGGGCAGCCGCCCCCGGCAGGAGGAGGCGGCGGTGCCGGAGCAGGGAGCTTCGCTCGGGAACCAACCCGCAGCCGACCTGGCGAGCTGCTTCTACTCCGGCACCGTCAACCGGGACCCGAGCTCTGCCGCCGCCCTCAGCCTCTGCGAGGGGCTCCGAGGGGCTTTCTACTTGCAGGGGGAAGAGTACTTCATCCAGCCGGCCAACgcctcccagcagcagctccacctCCTGCGCCGGCGGCTGCAGAGCCGCGGCCACCAGAGCGGCGGCTCCAAGTGCGGGGTGACAGACCAGAGCTCCCCCCTGGCCGCAGAGGGACAGCAGGCGCACGTGGGCCAGACAG aaaCTGGAAGCACAAGGAAAAAAAGATTTGTGTCCAGCCCTCGCTATGTGGAAACCATGCTTGTAGCAGACCAATCCATGGCAGAGTTTCATGGCAGTGGACTGAAGCACTATCTCCTGACTCTGTTGTCTGTGGCAGCCAAATTATACAAGCATCCCAGTATCCGAAACTCTGTTAGTCTGGTGTTGGTAAAAATTCTGGTCATCTATGATGAGCAGAAGGGACCTGATGTTTCTTCTAATGCTGCCCTTACCTTAAGGAACTTCTGCAGTTGGCAAAAGCAACACAATCCACCCAGTGACCGACATGCAGAGCACTATGACACAGCAATCCTCTTTACCAGACAG GACCTTTGTGGTGCCAAGACATGTGATACCCTTGGGATGGCTGATGTGGGAACAATTTGTGATCCAAACCGCAGTTGCTCTATCATAGAAGACGACGGATTGCAAGCTGCCTTCACAACTGCCCATGAACTAG gccatgTGTTTAACATGCCCCATGACGACGCAAAGCAGTGTGCCAATATTAATGGTCTAAGCCGGGATTCCCACATGATGGCGTCTATGCTTTCCAATCTGGATCGAAGCCAACCTTGGTCTCCATGCAGTGCCTACATGATTACAACATTTTTGGATAATGGTCATG GTGAGTGTTTACTGGACAAACCTCACAAACCTATACAGCTTCCCTCTGATCTCCCTGGAACTTTGTATGATGCCAATAGACAGTGCCAGTTTACATTTGGAGATGAGTCTAAACATTGTCCGGACACAGCCAGCACGTGTACAACTTTGTGGTGTACGGGCATCTCTGGAGGATTGCTTGTGTGCCAAACTAAACACTTTCCTTGGGCAGATGGCACCAGTTGTGGAGAGGGGAAATGGTGTGTGAATGGCAAGTGTGTAAACAAGACTGAGAAGAAGCATTATGAt ACCCCTGTCCATGGAGGCTGGGGATCATGGGGACCCTGGGGAGACTGCTCAAGGACATGTGGTGGTGGAGTGCAGTACTCCTTTAGAGAGTGTGATAACCCAGTTCCAAAGAATGGAGGAAAGTACTGTGAAGGCAAACGGGTGCAATACCGTTCGTGTAATATTGAGGACTGTCCAGATAATAATG GCAAAACCTTCAGAGAAGAACAGTGTGAAACACACAATGACATTTCCAAATCCCCTTTTGGAAGTGGACCTGCAGTGGAATGGACACCCAAGTTTGCTGGAGTCTCTCCAAAGGACAGATGCAAACTTGTCTGCCGAGCAAAAGGCACCGGATATTTCTTTGTTCTGCAACctaag gttgtGGATGGCACCTCATGTAGCCCAGACTCCACTTCTGTCTGTGTACAGGGACAATGTGTAAAAGCTGGCTGTGATCGTATGATAGGCTCCAGTAAGAAATTTGACAAATGTGGTATCTGTGGAGGCAATGGATCTACCTGTAAGAAAGTGTCGGGCACACTCGTTAGTGCAAA ACCTGGTTATCATGATGTTGTCACCATTCCTGCTGGAGCAACCAACCTTGAAGTTAAGCAACGAAATAACAGGGGTTCACGACATGATGGCAGTTTCCTTGCTATTAAAGCTGCTGATGGCACATATATTCTTAATGGTGACTACACTCTATCAACATTGGAACAAGACATTACTTATAAAGGCAGTGTTTTGAGGTACAGTGGCTCATCTGCAGCTTTGGAAAGAATCCGCAGTTTCAGTCCACTGACGGAACCTTTAACTATCCAGGTTCTGACTGTGGGTGACTCACCTCAACCTAAAATCAAATATACCTATTTTGTGAAGAAACCACTACAGTCTGGGTCTGAGAAAACTTCCAGCAAAAAGAAAGAATCTTTTAACGCCATCAAGGAGACGATCTTATCTGAATGGGTTATTGAAGAATGGGGAGAATGTTCAAAGTCATGTGGGTCCGGTTGGCAAAGAAGATCTGTCAAATGCAGAGACCTTAATGGGCAGTCTTCCACAGACTGTGCAAAAGAACTCAAACCAAATGATCTCCGACCATGTGCAGACATGCCCTGCCCACAGTGGCAATTGGGAGACTGGTCACCATGTTCTAAGACATGTGGGAAAGGATTCAAGAAGAGATTATTAAAATGTATGTCTTACGATGGCAGTATGTTGCCACAAGAAAGCTGTGACCCTTCCAAGAAACCTAAACACTTAATAGACTTTTGCAATGTTACAAAGTGCACTTAA